From the genome of Acropora palmata chromosome 8, jaAcrPala1.3, whole genome shotgun sequence:
CATGTCATCCTGAGACATCACTTAAACTGTGAGATCAAGAATAATaatgctattattattgttgatttaAGTAGAAgctgttattattgttaccaGATCCCATTTAATTTACAAccttaattaaaaaacagtatatgttttgtttaaatatatGTGTTATTTAATGTGGATCCTCGATCCCATTTGTAAAATTAAGGGGGTAGATAATTTGAATGTGCAAATAAATGCATGTGCTTGCAATGGTCATGTAATGTGCAACTTTCATCTTTAACTCAAACTTATTAATATTACAATATACAGTAATGTACAAAAAATAGTACAATATACAGTAATAATACAATATACAGTAACTCTAACCATGGATGTTTACTTGCAGATATCATGTAGGTGGTTGTTGGTTATGATTAGAGAACTTAAGGCCAGACTTTTAATCACTCACATGCAAGAACATTTGCCCTGGTAACAACAAACCGTTCATTTGAACGTCTATAAGAGTGATATACATGATGATCTTTTAACTGTGAGTGACTCGCTATTTCATAGCCACTGGCAAGTTCTTGAGCTTCAATCTTGAAtgcatttaaattttcattgaagtttatggtattaaaaacctCCATCACAAAGTAACAGCCATTATCTTCAATgaaccaaatttttttcaagcaacCAAATAGTGGAAAACCTGCATCATCAAgggaaaataaaaggaaattgttGAGGCCTGGTTTATATTTTGTCCCATATATTTCAATCTGGTTGCactgaaaaattgattgaacaTGAAAATCTAGATGAATGTCATAGAACCGTGATATGTAACTCTCTGCATCAACTGCATGATCGCCACGAAGCACTGTGTAGTTTCCAAATCGGATGTCCTCTTTAGACCATGGATGCATGTCTGGCTGGTTATCACCTATCTGTATAAAGTTTGCAGACTCCATTTGTTGGTTTCTGGTTGCTAGTGAATAGggaagatttttaaaatttctgatTTTCTTAGCCAGATCTTTGAAATAAGCatgttttccttcaaatcTCATGCACCAACATCTAATCAAGGGACCAAAGTTAAGCATCTGTGTTGGCAAGTGAACAAGATAATGCTGCTTAGGGATGATATTCATATGATTATATGTGGCCTTGAAATTacttaaatatctctttaCGGTACTCTTCAAATAGAGAATACTTACTTGGGAAATTTCGCTGCAGAAGACAATGCTCATTATCTCTTGAAGTGTCATAAAGGAATTCCATTGAGGACACAACACATTTATGCAGTTTTCTAACCCAAAAGGCAACATTTGTGACAAAAGCCACATTCTACTGGCTGTTTGACCTAGGTTTGAGGAACTCTTCATATCAAGATCACTctcttttatcaaaattggcCTATTTTTCTCATCTGTGTAACCCAGAGGGAAATGCTTTATTTCATAGTTCAGCTTATCAAGTGTTATCACCTGCTGGTCTTTGATCAAATAATTAAGGCAAAGTTTTATCTCATATTCAAGAATACCCTCTAAAAAGATATGCATTATATCTTGGGGAAGTTGTTTCGTGATATCAAAGTATGGCAGTTTACAAAGTACTGAGCGCTGGTTAATGCCATACTCTTTAGAAAAATACTGCCTAAGGTACTGACTTGGTGCATTTTCAATACTGCACAAATGCTCTTCATGGGTATCTTTGTCCCTTAGTTCAAACAATTCTTCCTCAAAGTACTCCTGCATGGAATCAAAAGTAGCCATGCAGTGCCTACATTTTCGCCTTGCGCCCCCAACACCTTCCTTAAAACCAGCAGAGGCATGACTAGCTGGAGTGTCTGCCAGAAAGGCTAAAACTGCTCCTCTCAGTTTAACCTGACCTAGGCTTGTTGTGAAGGTATAACCATCATCTCTGCCTAAGAGCTGTACGTCAGAAACAAGTGGTTCTAATATCTCTTGCATTGCTTTTTCCTTGTATCTCTTAAAGGTTTTGTATGAACACACAGCAAATAACTTGATTGACCTCAATTTTGACTGGTAAATTGGAACAATGTTTGCAAGCTGATAATAGAAAAGACACAATTTGTGGGGTTTGTTGGTTAGCGGATTACAGACATTAACGTCATCATAGTACAACAACAATTGAAGAGCCTTCTCATCACTGGAAAACATGGGATGTTTCTTGAACAATGTTCCATCACAAAAGTCGGTGAATATTGCATTATTGCCTTGGTGTAATTGTGCCTCGGCAGTCATGATCATTAGAAGTAATCTTGGAGATGACAGTTGTTGCTGCAAGCTAAGTAGAATTGGTATATAGTAAAAGGTGTCTTCAACTTCTACTATCCTCTTCTTGTTATTCCTTTTACATACTTTCCTGTGCTTCCCCAAAACTTTCTTTACAGGTTCCTATAAAATATAAagatttttaataattgttatgttAAGTGCAGAAGTCAGTTGGTAGGCCATACATGTACCTGTATTCTTGTGGATAAACCGCACCCAGATTCTTGTGAAAAAGCCTCAAACACTTTAAGCTCAAGGAACAGTGAAATGTGCCAAATCTAGCAACCTCCCCCCCCCTGTTCTGTTCTGACTGCAAAACAAGTTCTcttgatgaaaacaaatcttgtaaaaaaacttgattgactacaaattttgaaaagcaaaaaatgtaCACTGATGGCAAGAAAAAGTCCAGGAAGGGTTGTTACATTAGAATTCTAGCCTCACAGGGGTTTGTGATGGTCTCCTGCATTGGGGTTTGGGCTTTAACACCCCCCACTCTAAGGTATTTTCAATTGATCATTCAGTCTCATAGGGTGCATACTGCAGTGTCATCATGAGATAAACAATATTGCttattgtattttctttgctttaacatgattgctgttttttcagGTTTAGTGTTATTAATTAGTATTTATTTTCCTCCtcattgtcattattactattattattattagactTATGAACTTACCACATAGGGAACACCTTCATTCCAATGTTTTTCAAGGCTTTTGGAGGTTAATGTCTTGGTCACTTTGCACAGGTCATCTGATTCTGCAAAAACATCCTGTAAACCCTGAATTTCATCTATTGCTGTATCTGAAGcattcaaacatttttcaataccCCTTTTCAGCTGCTTTAGTGTTGCTGACATAAGTTCAGAAGTACAACAGGCTATGTTACGTACTGTTTTTGAATTCAATGTATTTTCGTGCTGTATTTTTAGAAGAAACTTCGAAGCGACATCTGGAAGTGATTCCACTGCATCATTATCATCCATTTCAAGAAGGGCGAAGTTATCAGATGTTAAACTAGActcatcatcttcattatcATCCTCATCGTCTGATGGTGTTTGACTGTCATCATCAATATTATCAGcctcatcaccatcatcatacTTATCATCTTCAAGGTGGCAGCATTTATCTGATGGCCCTGAATCCACTGAGACAATAAATATTTAAGTTAGACAAAAGCTATTGACCccaaagacaataattattactggtTTTGAATGAAGGGATGTTGCTTGACAAATAGTTGGGTTTAGGGGACATGATGATTAAGTTTGTTCTACTGTagaattataaatatatataatatatatatatatatatatatataaattggTTGCTTGCAGTTCCTTGGTGTGTGGTCAGAGGGACTAAGGCGAGTGTAAATGACTTTTAAAAATGGAGGGGGGAAGGGACTCCCCTATGAAAAGTGTAGAGATTCTCATCATCTGGCTTAAGGTGTAAATTTCGGATTTTGGTCTCACTTAGCGTGTTCTGGGCAAAAC
Proteins encoded in this window:
- the LOC141890442 gene encoding uncharacterized protein LOC141890442 → MDDNDAVESLPDVASKFLLKIQHENTLNSKTVRNIACCTSELMSATLKQLKRGIEKCLNASDTAIDEIQGLQDVFAESDDLCKVTKTLTSKSLEKHWNEGVPYVEPVKKVLGKHRKVCKRNNKKRIVEVEDTFYYIPILLSLQQQLSSPRLLLMIMTAEAQLHQGNNAIFTDFCDGTLFKKHPMFSSDEKALQLLLYYDDVNVCNPLTNKPHKLCLFYYQLANIVPIYQSKLRSIKLFAVCSYKTFKRYKEKAMQEILEPLVSDVQLLGRDDGYTFTTSLGQVKLRGAVLAFLADTPASHASAGFKEGVGGARRKCRHCMATFDSMQEYFEEELFELRDKDTHEEHLCSIENAPSQYLRQYFSKEYGINQRSVLCKLPYFDITKQLPQDIMHIFLEGILEYEIKLCLNYLIKDQQVITLDKLNYEIKHFPLGYTDEKNRPILIKESDLDMKSSSNLGQTASRMWLLSQMLPFGLENCINVLCPQWNSFMTLQEIMSIVFCSEISQVSILYLKSTVKRYLSNFKATYNHMNIIPKQHYLVHLPTQMLNFGPLIRCWCMRFEGKHAYFKDLAKKIRNFKNLPYSLATRNQQMESANFIQIGDNQPDMHPWSKEDIRFGNYTVLRGDHAVDAESYISRFYDIHLDFHVQSIFQCNQIEIYGTKYKPGLNNFLLFSLDDAGFPLFGCLKKIWFIEDNGCYFVMEVFNTINFNENLNAFKIEAQELASGYEIASHSQLKDHHVYHSYRRSNERFVVTRANVLACE